Proteins from a single region of Chryseobacterium scophthalmum:
- a CDS encoding putative DNA modification/repair radical SAM protein: MNFDRIKEKLEILADAAKYDVSCSSSGGKRKNNGGLGDSSASGICHTYTEDGRCVSLLKILLTNHCIYDCIYCVSRKSNDIKRAAFTVEEVVDLTISFYRRNYIEGLFLSSGIFKDADTTMERLVRVAKKLRTEHNFNGYIHLKSIPGASDDLMNEAALYADRLSVNLEIPTESGLKLLAPDKNREDMLQPMRIVQKGIQQYKDEKKIIRSTPKFAPAGQSTQMIVGATNENDLQIIKVADHFYKNYGMKRVYYSGYIPVTVDNRLPAITSEVPVLRENRLYQSDWLMRFYGFKADEILDFNMPFLDLEVDPKLSWALRHLDQFPINLQTADYKMILRIPGIGVKTAQKIVSARKFQVLNIDHLKKLGAAVNRAKYFIDFTYGNPFLKHLTDLNLRKLIIGGSQSKFQNQFSQQLTLF, encoded by the coding sequence ATGAATTTTGACCGCATAAAAGAGAAACTCGAAATACTTGCAGATGCTGCGAAGTATGATGTTTCGTGCTCATCAAGCGGTGGAAAAAGAAAAAATAACGGTGGTTTAGGCGACAGTTCAGCAAGCGGAATTTGCCACACTTATACTGAAGATGGTCGCTGTGTTTCTCTTCTCAAAATCCTTTTGACCAATCATTGCATTTACGATTGTATCTATTGCGTTTCCAGAAAATCGAATGATATCAAACGTGCTGCTTTTACCGTGGAAGAAGTTGTCGATTTAACGATCAGTTTTTACCGCAGAAATTATATTGAAGGTCTATTTTTAAGTTCAGGAATTTTCAAAGATGCCGATACAACGATGGAACGTCTGGTAAGGGTTGCCAAAAAACTGCGAACCGAACATAACTTCAACGGATATATTCATTTGAAATCAATTCCGGGAGCAAGTGATGATTTGATGAATGAAGCAGCTCTTTACGCAGACCGATTATCTGTCAATCTCGAAATTCCGACAGAATCCGGGTTAAAATTATTGGCGCCGGATAAAAATCGTGAAGATATGCTTCAGCCGATGAGGATTGTTCAGAAAGGAATTCAGCAATATAAAGATGAAAAGAAAATCATCAGAAGTACTCCGAAATTTGCTCCGGCTGGTCAATCTACACAAATGATTGTGGGAGCAACCAACGAAAACGATTTACAAATCATCAAAGTTGCCGATCATTTTTACAAAAATTACGGAATGAAGCGGGTTTATTATTCGGGTTACATTCCGGTTACAGTCGACAATCGTTTACCTGCAATTACTTCAGAAGTTCCTGTTTTACGGGAAAACCGGTTGTATCAATCGGATTGGTTAATGCGTTTTTATGGTTTTAAAGCTGATGAAATTTTAGATTTTAATATGCCATTTCTTGATCTGGAAGTCGATCCAAAATTAAGTTGGGCTTTGAGACATCTGGATCAGTTCCCTATCAATCTTCAAACTGCAGATTATAAAATGATTCTCAGAATTCCTGGTATTGGTGTGAAAACTGCGCAGAAAATTGTGAGTGCAAGAAAATTTCAGGTTTTAAATATTGACCATCTTAAAAAATTAGGAGCGGCTGTTAATCGTGCAAAATATTTTATTGATTTCACGTATGGAAATCCATTTTTAAAACATTTAACTGATTTAAATTTAAGGAAGTTGATTATTGGCGGAAGTCAGTCTAAATTTCAAAATCAATTTTCTCAGCAATTGACACTTTTTTAA
- the sucC gene encoding ADP-forming succinate--CoA ligase subunit beta has protein sequence MNLHEYQSKEILSKYGVAIQRGFVANNVEEAVAAAEKLTAETGAQAWVVKAQIHAGGRGKGGGVKFSPNMDKLKENAENIIGMQLVTPQTSAEGKKVHSVLVAEDVYYPGESETKEFYVSILLDRAEGKNTIVYSTEGGMDIEHVAEVTPHLIHNELIDPTLGLQGFQARKIAFNLGLEGNAFKEFTKFISSLYNAYVGIDASLFEINPVLKTSDNKIIAVDAKVTLDGNSLFRHKDLAELRDTREEDPLDVEAGEAGLNFVKLDGNVACMVNGAGLAMATMDIIKLSGGNPANFLDVGGTADAARVQTAFEIVLRDPNVKAILINIFGGIVRCDRVAQGVVDAYKAMGSLPVPLIVRLQGTNAVEAKKLIDESGLPVHSAITLEEAANKVKEVLA, from the coding sequence ATGAATCTTCACGAGTATCAATCAAAAGAGATTTTATCAAAGTATGGAGTAGCTATCCAACGTGGTTTCGTTGCAAACAACGTAGAAGAAGCTGTAGCAGCTGCTGAAAAATTGACTGCTGAAACCGGAGCTCAGGCTTGGGTTGTAAAAGCGCAGATTCACGCAGGTGGTCGTGGTAAAGGTGGTGGTGTAAAGTTTTCTCCAAACATGGATAAGCTTAAAGAAAATGCTGAAAACATCATCGGAATGCAGTTGGTAACTCCACAAACTTCTGCTGAAGGTAAAAAAGTACACTCTGTTTTGGTTGCAGAAGACGTTTATTATCCGGGAGAATCTGAAACTAAAGAATTTTATGTTTCTATTCTTTTAGATAGAGCTGAAGGTAAAAATACAATCGTATATTCTACAGAAGGTGGTATGGATATTGAGCACGTTGCAGAAGTAACTCCTCACTTAATCCACAACGAATTGATCGATCCTACTTTGGGTCTTCAAGGTTTCCAGGCTAGAAAAATTGCTTTCAACCTAGGTCTTGAAGGAAATGCGTTCAAAGAATTTACAAAATTCATTTCATCTCTTTACAATGCTTACGTAGGAATTGATGCTTCTCTTTTCGAAATCAACCCGGTTTTGAAAACTTCTGATAACAAAATTATCGCTGTAGATGCTAAAGTAACTTTGGATGGTAACTCATTGTTCCGTCACAAAGATCTTGCTGAGTTGAGAGATACAAGAGAAGAAGATCCTTTGGATGTTGAAGCAGGTGAAGCAGGTCTTAACTTCGTAAAACTAGACGGTAACGTTGCTTGTATGGTAAACGGAGCTGGTCTTGCTATGGCTACAATGGATATCATCAAATTATCTGGTGGTAACCCAGCAAATTTCCTAGACGTTGGTGGTACTGCAGATGCTGCGAGAGTACAGACTGCTTTCGAAATCGTTTTGAGAGATCCAAACGTAAAAGCTATTTTGATCAACATCTTCGGAGGTATCGTAAGATGCGACAGAGTTGCTCAAGGTGTTGTAGATGCTTACAAAGCGATGGGAAGCCTTCCGGTTCCATTGATTGTAAGATTGCAAGGAACTAACGCTGTAGAAGCTAAAAAATTAATTGACGAGTCTGGTCTTCCAGTACACTCTGCAATTACTTTAGAAGAAGCTGCAAACAAAGTAAAAGAAGTTTTAGCTTAA
- a CDS encoding DUF423 domain-containing protein yields the protein MKTITLVFGAVYGMLSVILGAFGAHALKKILSVERLESFETGVRYQMYAAFFLLIAGYILKFDTSSQKWISILMIAGTILFSFSIYMLSMQDYWGMNLKFLGPITPLGGLFMILAWLMLIFYFVKNKI from the coding sequence ATGAAAACAATTACTTTGGTCTTCGGTGCTGTTTATGGCATGTTATCAGTTATTTTGGGAGCTTTTGGAGCTCATGCTTTAAAGAAAATTTTATCTGTGGAAAGACTTGAAAGTTTTGAAACAGGAGTAAGATATCAAATGTACGCTGCATTTTTTTTGCTGATTGCAGGGTATATTTTAAAATTTGACACCTCATCTCAAAAATGGATTTCTATTTTGATGATTGCAGGAACAATACTGTTTTCTTTCAGTATATATATGCTCAGTATGCAGGATTATTGGGGGATGAATCTTAAATTTTTAGGACCAATTACTCCACTTGGAGGATTGTTTATGATCTTAGCTTGGTTGATGCTGATTTTTTATTTTGTGAAGAATAAAATTTAA
- a CDS encoding hydroxymethylglutaryl-CoA reductase, degradative, translated as MNHKPVEGFSKLTKQGKIDWLVNEYLEGNQDYQNILNQYWNENADLQKLHDEFSENTISNFYMPYGIAPNFLINGKLFALPMAVEESSVVAAASKAAKFWIDKGGFKTTIINTEKLGHTHFIIDVESHKLQHFFNFNLKKKLFEATEAITANMRNRGGGILDIKLIDKTSEMPNYYQLKASFDTVDSMGANFINSCLEQFGKTLKQEIVISEDFTQEEKNSLQIVMNILSNFTPDCVVRAEVSCKIEDLKDDSGISNEEFARKFKQAVTIAEIEPFRATTHNKGIMNGVDAVVIATGNDFRATEACAHAYASKDGKYSSLTHCTIDNGVFRFWIDLPISVGVVGGLTNLHPLVKFSLALLGKPSAQELMSVLAVSGLAQNFGALRSLITTGIQKGHMKMHLLNILNQMGATEEEKQHFVTYFKDKTVTHHEVINEFNRLREK; from the coding sequence ATGAATCATAAACCGGTAGAAGGTTTTTCTAAATTAACCAAACAGGGAAAAATAGACTGGCTTGTTAACGAATATCTCGAAGGAAACCAGGATTATCAAAATATACTTAATCAATATTGGAACGAAAATGCAGATTTACAGAAACTTCACGATGAGTTTTCTGAAAACACAATCTCCAATTTTTATATGCCTTACGGAATTGCACCTAATTTTTTAATCAACGGAAAATTATTTGCTTTGCCAATGGCGGTGGAAGAAAGTTCGGTAGTTGCGGCAGCTTCAAAAGCAGCAAAATTCTGGATCGATAAAGGTGGTTTTAAAACGACTATCATCAACACCGAGAAATTAGGACATACGCATTTTATCATCGATGTTGAATCTCACAAACTGCAGCATTTTTTTAATTTTAATTTAAAGAAAAAACTGTTTGAGGCAACAGAAGCGATCACGGCAAACATGAGAAATCGTGGTGGCGGAATTTTAGACATTAAATTGATCGACAAAACTTCCGAAATGCCAAATTATTATCAGCTGAAAGCAAGTTTTGATACGGTAGATTCTATGGGAGCCAACTTTATCAATTCGTGTCTTGAGCAGTTTGGAAAAACGTTGAAGCAGGAAATTGTCATTAGTGAAGATTTTACTCAGGAAGAGAAAAACTCATTGCAGATTGTAATGAATATTCTTTCTAATTTCACTCCGGATTGTGTGGTGAGAGCGGAAGTTTCTTGTAAAATTGAAGATTTAAAAGACGACAGCGGAATTTCAAACGAAGAGTTTGCAAGAAAATTCAAACAGGCTGTAACGATTGCTGAAATTGAACCTTTCCGTGCAACGACTCACAATAAAGGAATTATGAACGGTGTTGATGCTGTAGTTATCGCAACCGGTAATGATTTCAGAGCAACGGAAGCTTGTGCACATGCTTATGCTTCAAAAGACGGAAAATATTCTTCGTTGACGCATTGTACAATTGATAACGGAGTTTTCAGATTCTGGATCGATTTGCCAATTTCGGTAGGAGTTGTCGGTGGTTTGACGAATCTTCATCCTTTGGTAAAATTCTCTTTGGCACTTCTTGGAAAACCTTCTGCTCAGGAATTGATGAGTGTTTTGGCGGTTTCAGGATTGGCTCAGAATTTTGGAGCGCTTCGTTCTTTGATAACGACGGGAATTCAAAAAGGCCACATGAAAATGCATTTGCTGAATATTTTAAATCAAATGGGCGCAACGGAAGAAGAGAAACAGCATTTTGTGACTTATTTTAAAGATAAAACGGTGACGCATCACGAAGTTATCAACGAATTTAACAGATTAAGAGAAAAATAA
- a CDS encoding chloride channel protein codes for MKINRRRRLIRTFNLLDQPIKFNPFVFSRTFFMWAITGLVGGIIAGLYWIVLEHFTEFLHHFQGWMVIPTMAISGLLAGLVIHFIGDPGEIHLIVNNIRFNKGKLEPKNNPSMILSSLFCVASGGSLGPEAPLVQVTGSTGTYLGKLFRLKGEELRSLSIAGMASGFTALFGAPLGGSLFSLEILHHKHAVEYYKAIIPALVASCFSYLMFALIIHLGIGATWDLKAYHYTGVYDFAYATAFGIVGTLFGWIFIFVVKFFKKVFEYRNFPIYIKTLVGGILLGIIAFYFPLTRYFGHHEVNELINGNYTLNFLIIILIFKILAIAITVTSGWRGGFIIPLFFVGTTLGLIIHHLFPTVDTTLAIVSCMAAINACVTRTPMSTTIILGTLTGFTYFVPILFASLTGYFLAPKIPFIGSQSEKLAEE; via the coding sequence ATGAAAATCAACAGAAGACGACGCTTAATACGAACTTTTAATCTTTTGGATCAACCCATTAAGTTTAATCCTTTCGTATTCAGCCGTACTTTTTTTATGTGGGCAATTACAGGTTTGGTTGGCGGAATTATCGCCGGATTATACTGGATTGTTCTCGAACATTTCACAGAATTTTTACATCACTTCCAAGGTTGGATGGTGATTCCTACGATGGCAATTTCCGGTCTTTTGGCAGGTTTGGTCATTCATTTTATTGGCGATCCTGGAGAAATTCATTTGATTGTTAATAACATCAGATTTAATAAAGGAAAATTAGAGCCGAAAAATAATCCTTCCATGATTTTGTCGTCACTTTTTTGTGTTGCATCGGGTGGAAGTCTTGGTCCTGAAGCGCCTTTGGTTCAGGTTACTGGTTCTACGGGAACTTATTTGGGAAAACTTTTTAGACTGAAAGGAGAAGAGTTACGCTCTTTAAGTATTGCCGGAATGGCTTCCGGTTTTACGGCGCTTTTTGGCGCTCCGCTTGGTGGAAGTTTATTTTCTCTTGAAATCCTTCATCACAAACACGCTGTAGAATATTACAAAGCGATTATTCCGGCTTTGGTAGCGAGCTGTTTCAGTTATCTGATGTTTGCTTTGATCATTCATTTGGGAATCGGAGCGACTTGGGATTTGAAAGCCTATCATTATACCGGAGTTTACGATTTTGCGTATGCAACCGCTTTTGGAATTGTAGGAACTTTATTCGGTTGGATTTTCATTTTCGTGGTTAAATTTTTCAAAAAAGTTTTCGAATACAGGAATTTTCCAATCTACATCAAAACTTTGGTAGGTGGAATTTTATTGGGAATTATCGCATTTTACTTTCCACTGACAAGATATTTTGGGCATCATGAAGTTAATGAATTGATCAATGGAAATTACACTTTGAATTTTTTAATTATCATTTTAATTTTCAAAATTTTAGCCATTGCGATTACCGTAACTTCCGGATGGAGAGGTGGTTTTATCATTCCATTGTTTTTTGTAGGAACGACTTTGGGATTGATTATTCATCACTTATTCCCAACTGTTGATACCACTTTAGCGATTGTAAGTTGTATGGCTGCAATCAATGCATGTGTTACGAGAACGCCGATGAGTACAACGATTATTTTGGGAACTTTAACAGGGTTTACGTATTTCGTACCGATACTTTTTGCAAGTTTGACGGGATATTTCCTGGCTCCGAAAATTCCGTTCATCGGTTCGCAATCGGAAAAATTAGCCGAAGAATAG
- a CDS encoding reprolysin-like metallopeptidase has translation MKAKAFIISCLLIAGHSFGQQNYWSKQKDSKIERGDLKPRWTTPNTFSLYQLDLNKIKSDLKNAPQRFSNNKSLVIKFPDSNGGVRDYIVQEASVMEAELQAKFPELRSYTGWEKGNPNNTIRFSLTPQTGISIMYFDGWDVSYLDSYTKDNSSFILYKRKDLPKNDRLFECHVEDMLDQNTNQDPSAQKKAALVADGQFRTYRLALAATGEYTTFHGGTTGAMSAMVTTMVRVNGVYEKTISATMVMIANNNLLIYTNAATDPYTNNNGSTMLGQNISNINSVIGTENYDIGHVFSTGGGGVAYLGSVCTTNKAGGVTGSGAPVGDPFDIDYVAHEMGHQFGGGHTFRANTGSCQGNASTATAYEPGSGTTIMAYAGICGSNNNVQNNSDPYFHAASVVQMYAVLQRPTDCSAKISNNNGVPTADAGADYIIPKGTAFVLTGAGTDPNNDPITYLWEQYNNTNTTQPPLATATAGPVYRSLLPKVSPMRYFPAMTSVLANNLVPKWEVTPSVARTLNFSLLVNDNKATGNQAANDAMVVTVTDDGPFTVTSQTTNTSYSAQNPITVTWNVAGTNTGTINTQNVTILLSKDNGANFNEVLAASVPNNGSAVVNLPNENVASARIMVKAVGNIYFAVNSSNFSIQQFLSTSESAVKSFAIYPNPVKDVINIKFKNKTDQAKYTIYDVSGKLVLSGELKGDHQIRTDGFISGNYILSLQMNNGEIYNEKLIIKK, from the coding sequence ATGAAAGCAAAAGCATTTATTATCTCATGTCTTCTTATAGCAGGACATAGTTTTGGACAGCAAAATTACTGGTCAAAGCAGAAAGACAGTAAAATTGAAAGAGGAGATCTCAAACCAAGATGGACAACTCCGAACACCTTCTCTCTTTATCAATTAGATTTAAATAAAATAAAATCTGATCTGAAAAATGCACCACAACGTTTTTCAAATAACAAAAGTTTAGTAATTAAATTCCCTGATTCTAATGGCGGAGTAAGAGATTATATCGTTCAGGAAGCATCGGTAATGGAAGCAGAGCTACAAGCTAAATTTCCTGAATTAAGATCTTATACAGGTTGGGAAAAAGGGAATCCTAACAATACAATTCGTTTTAGTTTAACACCACAAACCGGCATCAGTATTATGTATTTTGACGGTTGGGATGTAAGTTATTTAGATAGCTATACAAAAGATAATTCGTCTTTTATTCTCTATAAAAGAAAAGATCTTCCTAAAAATGACCGACTTTTTGAGTGTCATGTTGAAGATATGCTAGATCAAAATACAAATCAAGATCCTTCAGCACAGAAAAAAGCAGCTTTAGTTGCTGATGGACAATTCAGAACCTATAGATTGGCATTGGCTGCAACAGGAGAGTATACAACCTTTCATGGTGGGACAACCGGAGCAATGAGCGCAATGGTAACCACAATGGTAAGAGTAAACGGGGTGTATGAAAAAACAATATCAGCAACTATGGTGATGATAGCCAATAATAATCTGCTAATTTATACGAATGCCGCTACAGATCCTTATACAAATAATAATGGTTCTACGATGTTGGGTCAAAACATTTCCAATATCAACAGTGTTATAGGAACTGAAAATTACGATATTGGTCACGTTTTCAGTACAGGTGGAGGTGGAGTAGCTTATTTGGGTTCTGTATGTACAACAAATAAAGCAGGTGGCGTTACCGGTTCTGGAGCACCTGTAGGAGATCCTTTCGATATTGATTATGTAGCCCACGAAATGGGGCATCAATTTGGAGGAGGACATACATTCAGAGCAAATACAGGTTCATGTCAAGGAAATGCGAGTACAGCTACAGCATATGAACCTGGAAGCGGAACAACAATTATGGCGTATGCAGGAATTTGTGGATCTAATAATAATGTACAAAATAATAGCGATCCTTATTTTCATGCAGCAAGCGTAGTGCAAATGTATGCAGTTTTACAAAGACCAACAGACTGTTCTGCCAAAATATCAAATAATAATGGGGTACCTACTGCAGATGCAGGAGCAGATTACATTATTCCTAAAGGAACAGCCTTTGTTTTAACTGGAGCAGGAACCGATCCCAACAATGATCCTATTACTTATTTATGGGAGCAGTATAATAATACCAATACGACACAACCTCCTCTTGCAACTGCAACTGCAGGTCCTGTTTATCGTTCGTTGCTTCCTAAAGTTTCTCCGATGAGGTATTTCCCTGCTATGACTTCTGTTTTAGCAAATAATTTAGTTCCGAAATGGGAAGTTACCCCAAGTGTTGCAAGAACGCTGAATTTCTCTCTTTTGGTAAATGATAATAAGGCGACAGGAAATCAGGCTGCAAATGATGCAATGGTGGTAACAGTAACTGATGATGGTCCTTTCACCGTGACTTCTCAAACAACAAATACTTCTTACAGCGCACAAAATCCTATTACAGTAACTTGGAATGTTGCAGGAACCAATACAGGAACCATCAATACTCAAAATGTTACTATCCTTTTATCGAAAGATAACGGAGCTAACTTTAACGAAGTTTTGGCGGCGAGTGTTCCAAATAATGGTTCGGCTGTCGTTAATTTGCCGAATGAAAATGTAGCATCAGCAAGAATTATGGTAAAAGCAGTTGGCAATATTTATTTTGCGGTAAATTCTTCCAATTTCTCTATTCAGCAGTTTTTATCTACATCTGAAAGTGCTGTAAAAAGTTTTGCTATTTATCCCAATCCTGTAAAAGATGTTATTAATATTAAGTTTAAAAACAAAACAGATCAGGCAAAATACACAATTTATGATGTGTCTGGAAAACTTGTTCTTTCGGGAGAGCTGAAAGGTGATCATCAAATAAGAACTGACGGATTTATATCAGGAAATTATATTCTTTCACTACAAATGAATAATGGTGAAATTTATAATGAAAAACTGATTATTAAAAAATAA